A stretch of the Glutamicibacter sp. JL.03c genome encodes the following:
- a CDS encoding FecCD family ABC transporter permease gives MSVVSIAQRSHIRDSPLRAPGPQVQASATQGAGELAAGGKLVDSTGAKLAWLVGLLALLAFTIVCSLAIGSRQIDPSVAWRSIVEPSFNSEEAQVVRQLRIPRTVLGVLAGIALGVAGALIQALTRNPLADPGILGVNAGAQFALVTASFLLGSLSVIASIWWALAGALAATLAVYGLSLSRRGRNADPATLVLAGVAFGAVLSGITTALVLLRPQIFDMMRVYAAGNLNGHELSTVMVIAPFVTVGLLISLFCARSLNAIALGDAPAKALGVRIAPVRIAVITAVTLLCGAATALAGPIGFVGLMIPHVVRWLFGVHQGWILIFSTVLAPVLLLGSDILGRIILPQTEVSAGIITAFVGAPVLLILARRKKASAL, from the coding sequence GTGAGCGTGGTGAGCATCGCGCAACGTAGCCACATCAGAGATTCACCACTACGTGCCCCTGGCCCGCAGGTCCAGGCCAGTGCCACGCAGGGCGCTGGGGAACTCGCGGCCGGAGGCAAGCTGGTGGATTCCACCGGGGCAAAACTTGCGTGGCTTGTGGGCCTGCTGGCGCTTCTGGCCTTCACCATAGTGTGTTCATTGGCTATTGGGAGCCGGCAAATAGACCCTTCGGTGGCGTGGCGCAGCATCGTCGAACCATCGTTTAATTCCGAAGAAGCTCAGGTCGTTCGGCAGCTGAGAATCCCTCGCACGGTCCTGGGCGTTCTGGCGGGAATCGCTTTAGGCGTCGCAGGTGCGCTGATTCAGGCATTGACTCGCAATCCGCTAGCTGATCCCGGGATTCTCGGGGTGAACGCCGGAGCGCAATTTGCGTTGGTCACGGCCAGCTTCCTCCTGGGTTCTCTGTCAGTCATCGCCTCGATCTGGTGGGCTTTGGCCGGCGCCTTGGCCGCCACCCTCGCAGTGTATGGCTTGTCGCTGTCGCGGCGTGGGCGTAATGCAGATCCTGCCACCTTGGTGCTGGCTGGTGTCGCCTTCGGTGCGGTGCTTTCCGGAATCACTACGGCCTTGGTCCTACTTAGGCCGCAGATCTTTGACATGATGCGGGTCTATGCGGCCGGAAACCTCAATGGACATGAGCTGTCCACCGTCATGGTGATCGCTCCTTTTGTCACGGTGGGATTGCTCATTTCACTGTTCTGCGCACGGTCGCTGAACGCGATCGCCCTGGGTGATGCTCCTGCAAAGGCTTTGGGCGTTCGAATCGCACCGGTGCGTATTGCGGTGATTACCGCGGTGACACTATTGTGCGGAGCGGCTACTGCGTTGGCCGGTCCGATAGGGTTTGTCGGATTGATGATTCCGCATGTGGTGCGCTGGCTCTTTGGAGTCCACCAGGGTTGGATCCTGATTTTCTCCACGGTGCTCGCACCGGTCCTGCTACTCGGTTCGGACATTCTGGGCAGGATTATCCTTCCCCAGACCGAGGTGTCTGCAGGGATCATCACCGCTTTCGTCGGGGCCCCTGTGCTGCTGATTTTGGCCCGCCGAAAGAAAGCGAGCGCGCTGTGA